The following coding sequences lie in one Phragmites australis chromosome 8, lpPhrAust1.1, whole genome shotgun sequence genomic window:
- the LOC133926324 gene encoding serine/threonine-protein kinase PBL34-like isoform X5 yields the protein MPSQKRAAGQGGCGCWAAVARGLRGACLRPAATEDGDRAAAAKGSHVHDAAETRYLNARNRELGDHFQTDHDAENGVDASIEMKTLPKLLQFTFHELKSATVNFRPDSILGEGGFGYVFKGWIEPNSTAPAKPGTGVTVAVKSLKPDALQGHREWVAEVDFLGQLHHKHLVKLIGYCIEDDQRLLVYEFMARGSLENHLFRRALPLPWSNRMKIALGAAKGLAFLHGGPKPVIYRDFKTSNILLDAEYNAKLSDFGLAKAGPQGDKTHVSTRVVGTYGYAAPEYVMTDRR from the exons ATGCCGTCCCAGAAGCGGGCGGCGGGGCAGGGTGGGTGCGGGTGCTGGGCCGCCGTCGCGCGGGGCCTCCGCGGGGCGTGCCTCCGGCCGGCGGCGACGGAGGACGGTGATCGGGCGGCCGCGGCCAAGGGCAGCCACGTCCACGACGCAG CAGAGACGAGATACTTAAATGCTAGAAATCGGGAGCTTGGTGATCATTTTCAGACAGACCATGATGCTGAAAATGGTGTTGATGCATcaattgaaatgaaaacacTGCCCAAGCTACTTCAGTTTACCTTTCATGAGTTGAAATCTGCCACCGTTAACTTTAGGCCAGACAGTATTCTTGGGGAGGGTGGATTTGGCTACGTCTTCAAGGGGTGGATTGAGCCAAACAGCACAGCTCCTGCAAAACCTGGCACAGGTGTTACTGTAGCAGTTAAAAGTTTGAAGCCAGATGCTCTACAAGGTCATAGAGAATGGGTG GCAGAAGTTGACTTTCTGGGACAGTTACATCATAAACACCTTGTTAAGCTGATTGGATATTGTATTGAGGATGATCAAAGATTACTTGTATATGAATTCATGGCCCGAGGAAGTCTTGAAAATCATCTTTTCAGAA GGGCTCTTCCCCTACCTTGGTCCAACAGAATGAAGATTGCTCTTGGTGCTGCAAAAGGACTTGCCTTCCTCCATGGAGGTCCCAAACCAGTTATTTACAGGGATTTTAAGACATCGAATATTCTTCTTGATGCG GAGTACAATGCAAAACTTTCTGATTTTGGTTTAGCAAAAGCTGGCCCTCAGGGTGATAAAACTCATGTCTCTACTCGGGTTGTTGGCACCTACGGTTATGCTGCACCAGAGTACGTAATGACAG ATCGTAGATGA
- the LOC133926324 gene encoding serine/threonine-protein kinase PBL34-like isoform X3, whose amino-acid sequence MPSQKRAAGQGGCGCWAAVARGLRGACLRPAATEDGDRAAAAKGSHVHDAAETRYLNARNRELGDHFQTDHDAENGVDASIEMKTLPKLLQFTFHELKSATVNFRPDSILGEGGFGYVFKGWIEPNSTAPAKPGTGVTVAVKSLKPDALQGHREWVAEVDFLGQLHHKHLVKLIGYCIEDDQRLLVYEFMARGSLENHLFRRALPLPWSNRMKIALGAAKGLAFLHGGPKPVIYRDFKTSNILLDAEYNAKLSDFGLAKAGPQGDKTHVSTRVVGTYGYAAPEYVMTAVVLALVGCLLLYYFLLVICAKI is encoded by the exons ATGCCGTCCCAGAAGCGGGCGGCGGGGCAGGGTGGGTGCGGGTGCTGGGCCGCCGTCGCGCGGGGCCTCCGCGGGGCGTGCCTCCGGCCGGCGGCGACGGAGGACGGTGATCGGGCGGCCGCGGCCAAGGGCAGCCACGTCCACGACGCAG CAGAGACGAGATACTTAAATGCTAGAAATCGGGAGCTTGGTGATCATTTTCAGACAGACCATGATGCTGAAAATGGTGTTGATGCATcaattgaaatgaaaacacTGCCCAAGCTACTTCAGTTTACCTTTCATGAGTTGAAATCTGCCACCGTTAACTTTAGGCCAGACAGTATTCTTGGGGAGGGTGGATTTGGCTACGTCTTCAAGGGGTGGATTGAGCCAAACAGCACAGCTCCTGCAAAACCTGGCACAGGTGTTACTGTAGCAGTTAAAAGTTTGAAGCCAGATGCTCTACAAGGTCATAGAGAATGGGTG GCAGAAGTTGACTTTCTGGGACAGTTACATCATAAACACCTTGTTAAGCTGATTGGATATTGTATTGAGGATGATCAAAGATTACTTGTATATGAATTCATGGCCCGAGGAAGTCTTGAAAATCATCTTTTCAGAA GGGCTCTTCCCCTACCTTGGTCCAACAGAATGAAGATTGCTCTTGGTGCTGCAAAAGGACTTGCCTTCCTCCATGGAGGTCCCAAACCAGTTATTTACAGGGATTTTAAGACATCGAATATTCTTCTTGATGCG GAGTACAATGCAAAACTTTCTGATTTTGGTTTAGCAAAAGCTGGCCCTCAGGGTGATAAAACTCATGTCTCTACTCGGGTTGTTGGCACCTACGGTTATGCTGCACCAGAGTACGTAATGACAG CTGTAGTATTGGCATTGGTGGGATGCTTGCTTCTGTACTACTttttgttggtaatatgcgcaAAAATCTAA
- the LOC133926324 gene encoding serine/threonine-protein kinase PBL34-like isoform X4, with the protein MPSQKRAAGQGGCGCWAAVARGLRGACLRPAATEDGDRAAAAKGSHVHDAAETRYLNARNRELGDHFQTDHDAENGVDASIEMKTLPKLLQFTFHELKSATVNFRPDSILGEGGFGYVFKGWIEPNSTAPAKPGTGVTVAVKSLKPDALQGHREWVAEVDFLGQLHHKHLVKLIGYCIEDDQRLLVYEFMARGSLENHLFRRALPLPWSNRMKIALGAAKGLAFLHGGPKPVIYRDFKTSNILLDAEYNAKLSDFGLAKAGPQGDKTHVSTRVVGTYGYAAPEYVMTGFCVILYS; encoded by the exons ATGCCGTCCCAGAAGCGGGCGGCGGGGCAGGGTGGGTGCGGGTGCTGGGCCGCCGTCGCGCGGGGCCTCCGCGGGGCGTGCCTCCGGCCGGCGGCGACGGAGGACGGTGATCGGGCGGCCGCGGCCAAGGGCAGCCACGTCCACGACGCAG CAGAGACGAGATACTTAAATGCTAGAAATCGGGAGCTTGGTGATCATTTTCAGACAGACCATGATGCTGAAAATGGTGTTGATGCATcaattgaaatgaaaacacTGCCCAAGCTACTTCAGTTTACCTTTCATGAGTTGAAATCTGCCACCGTTAACTTTAGGCCAGACAGTATTCTTGGGGAGGGTGGATTTGGCTACGTCTTCAAGGGGTGGATTGAGCCAAACAGCACAGCTCCTGCAAAACCTGGCACAGGTGTTACTGTAGCAGTTAAAAGTTTGAAGCCAGATGCTCTACAAGGTCATAGAGAATGGGTG GCAGAAGTTGACTTTCTGGGACAGTTACATCATAAACACCTTGTTAAGCTGATTGGATATTGTATTGAGGATGATCAAAGATTACTTGTATATGAATTCATGGCCCGAGGAAGTCTTGAAAATCATCTTTTCAGAA GGGCTCTTCCCCTACCTTGGTCCAACAGAATGAAGATTGCTCTTGGTGCTGCAAAAGGACTTGCCTTCCTCCATGGAGGTCCCAAACCAGTTATTTACAGGGATTTTAAGACATCGAATATTCTTCTTGATGCG GAGTACAATGCAAAACTTTCTGATTTTGGTTTAGCAAAAGCTGGCCCTCAGGGTGATAAAACTCATGTCTCTACTCGGGTTGTTGGCACCTACGGTTATGCTGCACCAGAGTACGTAATGACAG gaTTCTGTGTCATACTTTATTCTTGA